The following proteins come from a genomic window of bacterium:
- a CDS encoding FecR domain-containing protein, with the protein MLNVKRAIRIISLMTAFSILLMGIPALAAEEGMIFVVAPGDCLTKIIKSHYGRITSKLIAKVKESNPEIKDINLIYVGQKILLPSAHPRMAAAVTSSPSKSKEDTRLASLPPTDIKEIKEGFCYIKKMSGAVKIQRANVPVWIPVDGKQVLLQKGDKIKSGKNSWVEVTLKDGSTYRLGEHSDAEIKEISKGEAGRFRIGITLGKIWATVKRLAEGKKFEVATPAAVAGVRGTKFKVEVAKDGQTRVTVHEGVVNVKTSKEEVDVNAGYEVVAFLKGNLTDVNPLTLDLWDEWNKKRDSELIIIDRAAAEGDKDSLKIAAVKEKTSYADLVKAKEKRAVTADVTFFETLEEAKASDADRIIIPEENKEEDTLKVAAVKEKLSYTDLVKTKEKRAVTGDVTFFETLEEAKASDADRIIIPGEEGEETLKIAAVKEKVSPADLIKAEEKRAVPGEVTLFETLEEAKASDAEQIIIPKEDKGEETLKIAAVKEKISYADLVKAKEERAVTADVSFFKTLDEASASDAEQIIIPGEEKGSGSRLRILSTKEGEELKIATASPPAGMIAPLKIEKLLANVDEKGDFPPTLIIGKPLIKPLDYVTHQRTFELTGITDNNAIVTINNVPAKVENDGTFKGIVKLKKGDNKITLVATGPTGNTTIATRTVALLEDERQ; encoded by the coding sequence ATGTTAAACGTTAAAAGAGCCATTAGAATCATTTCCCTAATGACTGCTTTTAGTATTCTCCTGATGGGTATCCCTGCCCTGGCTGCGGAAGAGGGAATGATCTTTGTGGTGGCACCAGGTGATTGTCTTACTAAGATCATCAAAAGTCATTATGGTCGGATCACCTCTAAACTTATTGCTAAGGTAAAAGAGTCTAATCCAGAAATAAAAGATATTAATCTTATCTATGTGGGGCAAAAGATATTACTTCCCTCCGCGCATCCCAGGATGGCGGCTGCTGTTACCTCATCACCGTCGAAATCAAAAGAAGATACCAGGTTAGCCTCTCTTCCTCCGACTGATATTAAAGAGATTAAAGAGGGATTTTGTTATATCAAGAAAATGAGTGGAGCCGTTAAAATTCAACGGGCTAATGTTCCGGTTTGGATTCCGGTTGACGGGAAACAAGTTCTCTTACAAAAGGGGGATAAGATTAAATCAGGTAAAAATTCGTGGGTAGAGGTTACTTTGAAAGACGGTTCCACTTATCGATTGGGAGAGCATTCAGATGCCGAAATAAAAGAGATTTCGAAGGGTGAAGCGGGTCGGTTTCGCATTGGGATTACCTTAGGAAAGATTTGGGCTACGGTTAAAAGACTGGCCGAAGGCAAAAAATTTGAGGTGGCTACGCCGGCTGCGGTAGCTGGAGTCAGGGGAACAAAATTCAAGGTGGAGGTCGCCAAGGATGGTCAAACGAGGGTCACTGTTCACGAAGGGGTAGTAAATGTTAAAACCTCGAAAGAGGAAGTAGATGTTAACGCCGGTTATGAAGTGGTCGCTTTCCTTAAAGGCAACTTAACTGATGTTAATCCTTTGACCTTAGATTTGTGGGATGAGTGGAATAAGAAGAGAGATTCCGAGCTGATTATTATTGACCGGGCGGCCGCAGAAGGAGATAAGGACAGTCTTAAGATAGCGGCGGTAAAAGAGAAAACAAGTTATGCTGATTTAGTCAAGGCTAAAGAAAAAAGGGCGGTGACAGCGGATGTCACCTTCTTTGAGACATTGGAGGAAGCTAAGGCCTCTGATGCCGATCGAATTATCATTCCGGAAGAGAATAAAGAAGAAGATACTCTTAAGGTAGCGGCGGTAAAAGAAAAGCTGAGTTATACTGATTTAGTCAAGACTAAGGAAAAGAGGGCGGTGACAGGGGATGTCACCTTCTTTGAGACATTGGAGGAAGCTAAGGCCTCTGATGCCGATCGAATTATCATTCCGGGAGAAGAAGGAGAAGAGACTCTCAAGATAGCGGCGGTAAAAGAGAAGGTGAGTCCGGCCGATTTAATCAAGGCTGAGGAAAAGAGAGCGGTGCCAGGGGAGGTCACCCTCTTTGAGACATTGGAGGAAGCTAAGGCCTCTGATGCCGAGCAAATTATCATTCCCAAAGAGGATAAAGGAGAAGAGACCCTCAAGATAGCAGCGGTAAAAGAGAAGATAAGTTATGCTGATTTAGTCAAGGCTAAGGAAGAGAGGGCGGTGACAGCGGATGTATCATTCTTTAAGACATTGGATGAAGCCAGCGCTTCTGATGCCGAGCAAATTATCATTCCAGGCGAAGAGAAAGGGAGCGGGTCCAGACTTAGGATCCTTTCTACCAAAGAGGGTGAAGAACTTAAGATCGCTACTGCCTCGCCTCCAGCCGGTATGATTGCCCCCCTAAAGATTGAAAAACTCTTAGCCAACGTAGATGAGAAGGGAGACTTTCCACCAACCCTAATCATCGGCAAACCATTAATAAAACCCCTTGATTATGTTACTCATCAGCGCACCTTTGAATTGACCGGTATTACCGATAATAATGCTATTGTCACCATAAATAATGTTCCGGCTAAGGTCGAGAACGACGGAACCTTTAAAGGGATAGTAAAATTGAAAAAAGGAGATAATAAGATTACCTTGGTAGCCACAGGTCCCACGGGCAATACTACCATTGCTACCAGGACCGTAGCCCTGCTGGAAGATGAGCGCCAGTAG
- a CDS encoding CHASE2 domain-containing protein, which translates to MTRRILRQKTDRFWGIKICLPIALIISIVFLLGWFEPLENMGIDLRFRLRGPVYPKSDIVIVAIDTVSLKHLGCWPWSRRYHARLIDGLSKAQAKVIGLDLHFIEEDKRDPLSDAAFVTSATRSGNIVYPVFFDRPQTGSEEKEVCLKPLPPLQETALGLGHIEVEPSLDGILRKVNLVRPVAEEGFLSFGLEIVRTAMDIPLLDLQSPRGNTFLLGPLAIPMDDKGRMFINYSGGQHTFKTFSYSDVLEERVPLSEFTGKIVLVGITAKGISDEFMTPFSDQSNPMPGVEIHANIIRTIIEQDYIKRADRLTIALLTLILGISLSFIFQRLSPRKDIILALFLLLLLVASSITAFNYNEIWIDTIPFALLIGLSWAGITLKEITVANRALDEEVTRLSQTFRVRGKNLLAVEIEETPRQMLSSLQRFFNFKAVILFLPDERGKGLAPRFSSGLELESIKYNLKLAETMVGRVAQQRELEVFEGQDQPFELPEIAASAYLPAIIRDRCVGVLVLCAQKADIFSQRNLNLLRIIANQLAQVIETKRGYEALSISSIGPLNIPSSEKIIQKVEALTSIYNSIILDRIMIDNILNDITDGIMVANCFGVITCANPQFKNLFSLSNEKVELNIIDLIKKFGLYSREELLEEFSRVVTDNRVLSLDLELPEKKKSYNLSLASFKDTWERVIGLVGVLHDVTYLKEISQAKSEFVATVSHELRTPLTSIKGSLELLLREMSRGEIYGDKSEFIEIGLRNVNRLSKLVDDILDLSKIEAGKIKIRLEKASLPTMVKYAISEMKVLADEHKITINTSIPQFLSPVLADVDRINQVLINLLSNAIKFSRRGGRVNIEAKEEPQWVEVRVVDTGIGIPMEEMSKIFNKFQMVNVPYNKAVKGTGLGLAICKTIITEHGGRIWGESSVGNGSAFCFTLQKAGDQ; encoded by the coding sequence TTGACCAGAAGAATCCTTAGACAAAAGACGGACCGGTTTTGGGGGATAAAGATTTGCCTTCCCATAGCCCTTATTATCTCCATCGTTTTCCTTTTGGGATGGTTTGAACCTCTTGAAAACATGGGGATTGATCTTCGCTTCAGGCTGCGGGGGCCAGTTTACCCCAAGAGTGATATTGTTATTGTGGCTATAGATACAGTTAGCCTGAAACACCTGGGATGCTGGCCATGGTCAAGGAGATACCATGCCCGGCTTATTGATGGGCTTTCTAAGGCCCAGGCCAAGGTAATCGGCCTTGATTTGCACTTTATTGAGGAAGATAAAAGGGATCCTCTAAGTGATGCGGCTTTTGTCACCTCGGCCACCAGGTCAGGTAATATTGTTTACCCGGTCTTCTTTGATCGGCCTCAGACAGGTTCGGAGGAAAAGGAGGTCTGTTTAAAGCCGCTTCCTCCCTTACAGGAAACGGCTCTTGGCCTTGGACATATTGAAGTTGAACCTTCCCTGGACGGAATTCTTCGTAAGGTTAACCTGGTCAGACCCGTTGCAGAGGAAGGATTTCTTTCTTTCGGATTAGAAATAGTCAGGACGGCCATGGACATCCCTTTACTTGATCTTCAGTCTCCTCGCGGCAATACCTTTCTCCTGGGACCATTAGCCATCCCTATGGATGATAAAGGCCGTATGTTCATCAACTACTCCGGTGGACAGCATACCTTCAAGACCTTCTCTTATTCCGATGTCTTGGAAGAACGTGTTCCTCTCTCTGAATTTACAGGTAAGATTGTCCTGGTTGGAATTACCGCTAAGGGGATTTCAGACGAGTTTATGACCCCCTTCTCCGACCAGAGCAATCCTATGCCTGGCGTGGAAATCCACGCCAATATCATCCGAACCATTATCGAACAGGATTACATCAAACGGGCAGATAGATTAACCATTGCCCTCCTTACTCTGATATTAGGGATTAGCTTGAGTTTTATCTTTCAGAGGTTGAGTCCGAGAAAGGATATTATCTTAGCCCTCTTTTTACTTCTACTTTTAGTGGCGAGTTCCATCACTGCCTTTAACTACAATGAAATCTGGATTGATACTATACCCTTTGCCCTTCTTATTGGACTTTCCTGGGCAGGCATAACCTTAAAAGAGATTACAGTAGCTAACCGGGCTTTAGATGAAGAGGTAACCAGGCTTTCTCAAACTTTTCGGGTCAGGGGAAAGAATCTTTTGGCCGTAGAAATTGAAGAAACTCCCCGGCAGATGCTTTCTTCTCTCCAAAGGTTCTTTAATTTTAAAGCAGTTATCCTTTTCCTTCCTGATGAGCGGGGGAAAGGATTGGCGCCTCGATTTAGCTCGGGTCTAGAACTTGAGTCAATAAAATATAACTTGAAATTAGCCGAAACTATGGTGGGCAGGGTAGCTCAACAAAGAGAATTAGAGGTCTTTGAAGGACAGGATCAGCCCTTCGAGTTACCCGAAATAGCTGCCAGCGCCTATTTGCCGGCTATCATTAGAGACAGATGCGTCGGCGTCCTGGTCCTTTGCGCTCAAAAGGCGGATATCTTTAGTCAACGCAACCTTAATCTACTGCGTATCATTGCCAATCAACTTGCCCAAGTTATTGAAACAAAAAGAGGTTATGAAGCCCTATCCATTTCTTCGATTGGTCCGCTGAATATCCCTTCATCTGAAAAAATAATCCAAAAAGTTGAAGCCCTTACTTCCATCTATAATTCTATTATCCTTGATAGAATTATGATAGATAATATACTCAATGATATCACCGATGGGATTATGGTAGCCAATTGTTTTGGAGTGATTACTTGCGCTAATCCTCAATTTAAAAATCTGTTCAGCCTTTCTAATGAAAAGGTTGAATTAAATATTATTGATCTGATTAAGAAATTTGGTCTCTATAGCCGGGAGGAATTGTTGGAAGAGTTCTCCAGGGTTGTGACTGATAATCGAGTTCTTTCCCTTGATTTGGAACTGCCGGAAAAGAAGAAGAGCTATAATCTAAGTTTAGCCTCTTTTAAAGATACCTGGGAAAGAGTAATAGGACTGGTTGGTGTCCTCCACGATGTAACTTATTTAAAGGAAATTTCTCAGGCTAAATCCGAATTTGTGGCCACTGTTTCTCACGAACTCAGGACCCCCTTAACCTCGATTAAGGGATCTTTGGAACTCCTTTTAAGAGAAATGTCAAGGGGGGAGATATACGGAGATAAGTCTGAATTCATTGAAATTGGGTTGAGGAACGTCAATAGGTTGTCCAAGTTAGTGGATGACATCCTTGACCTATCCAAGATAGAGGCAGGCAAGATAAAGATAAGATTAGAGAAAGCCAGCCTTCCTACCATGGTCAAATATGCTATTTCAGAAATGAAGGTTCTGGCTGATGAGCACAAGATTACTATTAATACCTCTATTCCCCAGTTCCTTTCACCGGTTTTAGCTGATGTTGATAGAATAAATCAGGTCCTGATTAATTTACTCAGTAACGCTATTAAATTTTCCCGGAGG